One Salarias fasciatus chromosome 22, fSalaFa1.1, whole genome shotgun sequence DNA segment encodes these proteins:
- the LOC115409542 gene encoding histone-lysine N-methyltransferase SETDB1-B-like — protein sequence MAPSRSKKGRKRTLVEEMDPPRSTRPKRQAAMKSYNSRAPVVMLTRLPDSEVDPLRQPTPQQYNSEVDSPSSSDNDMPWEPENNSSDSDFLPENDKLKAAKCPKIEKTMTVATKKPSAAVCPNANKTASAAAAKATAAVCPKMSKKTESTTKTASTTATTTPAASLPSTTNSNSKPTAANSPIIISSVFSHGSQETTNVRPKLPEVELKLDMVVLARRRPMKWHQGKIIEIVEKEGGRLKYKVSFGEMGRSLVSAHHLALSTTPKLEQLYVGARVVIQSQDDKTQFHPGVLAELPGRKNRLRFLVFLDDHTPMYVGLQLLHLICKPLENTLDDLPDGRHKIFLTQYLKNWPYPHLTQYKIGQCINVELEGTLQKCKVETVDCSLMEVVFQESQQKDWIYRGSMRLEHMAKFLALREKQQNNEKSSQ from the exons ATGGCGCCTTCTCGGAGCAAGAAGGGGAGGAAGAGAACGC TGGTTGAGGAAATGGATCCACCTCGAAGTACTCGGCCGAAGCGCCAAGCGGCAATGAAGTCTTACAACAGTCGTG ctcCTGTGGTGATGTTGACCAGACTGCCTGATAGTGAGGTTGATCCTCTGCGCCAACCAACACCTCAGCAGTATAATAGTGAAGTCGACTCCCCGAGCAGCTCAGACAATGACATGCCGTGGGAACCAGAAAATAACTCCAGCGATTCAGATTTCTTGCCTGAAAACGATAAACTGAAAGCCGCCAAATGCCCAAAGATTGAAAAAACCATGACGGTAGCGACAAAAAAACCATCGGCTGCTGTTTGCCCAAACGCCAACAAAACGGCttcggcagcagcagcaaaagcGACGGCTGCTGTTTGTCCAAAGATGAGCAAAAAGACAGAGTCGACGACGAAGACCGCTTcgacaacagcaacaaccacaCCGGCGGCCTCATTACCATCAACAACTAACAGCAACAGCAAACCAA CGGCAGCAAATTCCCCCATTATCATATCATCAGTGTTTTCCCATGGTTCTCAAGAAACTACAAATGTCCGGCCAAAGTTGCCAGAGGTGGAGTTGAAATTGGACATGGTGGTGTTGGCCCGGAGGAGACCAATGAAATGGCATCAGGGGAAAATCATAGAAATTGTTGAGAAGG AAGGTGGTCGGTTAAAATACAAAGTGAGTTTTGGTGAAATGGGGAGGAGCCTGGTGTCGGCTCACCACCTGGCGTTGTCCACGACACCAAAGCTGGAGCAGCTGTACGTCGGCGCCCGTGTGGTGATTCAGTCGCAAGATGATAAGACCCAATTCCACCCGGGCGTTTTGGCTGAGCTCCCCGGCAGAAAGAACCGCCTGAG GTTCCTGGTTTTTCTGGATGATCATACTCCAATGTACGTTGGCTTACAACTACTTCACTTGATCTGCAAACCAT tggAAAATACCCTCGATGACCTTCCAGACGGCCGACACAAAATATTCCTAACACAGTACCTGAAGAACTGGCCGTATCCTCATTTAACCCAGTACAAGATTGGACAATGCATTAATGTAGAACTGGAAGGAACGCTGCAGAAGTGCAAGGTAGAGACGGTCGACTGCAGCTTGATGGAGGTGGTTTTTCAG GAGAGTCAACAGAAAGATTGGATCTACAGAGGCTCCATGAGGCTTGAACACATGGCCAAGTTTTTAGcactgagagagaaacaacaaaacaacgaAAAGTCAAGCCAATGA